A region of Lathamus discolor isolate bLatDis1 chromosome 14, bLatDis1.hap1, whole genome shotgun sequence DNA encodes the following proteins:
- the ERAL1 gene encoding GTPase Era, mitochondrial isoform X1, whose product MAAPIAAAARSVRWVVRAAAAGPLLLGPGEGSGAGVRIRRLRVLSVRALRCFLPAPPSFAPRAARCSGSSSALGSILGIPSQKPSGALGQHPPPVATSKEEQERLLRGRPDQPRNPKVLRIAIIGAPNAGKSTLCNRLLGRKVFPVSKKVHTTRCQARGVITHEDTQLIILDTPGLTNPFKVKRHKLDEAMLTDPWDSMKHADLVLVLVDVSDHWTRNSLSKEVLKCLSEFPQVPSVLVLNKVDLLKKKFLLLQLVNELTEGIVNGKKLEVRAAFEQNSSSSAKSPLQKAQASPSENRAPESNPNQARGGSGLEDHSGVKASEASVVTGEPQGLTGNGPKELKDRKGWPGFQEIFMLAALHGEEVDTLKRYLLLQAKPGPWEFHSGVLTSQSPQEVCNNIIREKILEYLPLEVPYGVTQVTEMWEEGECGELLIVQNLLVPRKSHMMMLIGRGGKVISRIAQEAGLDLMNAFLCDVRLKLKVEVKS is encoded by the exons ATGGCGGCACCCATAGCCGCGGCGGCGCGGTCCGTACGCTGGGTCGTgcgggcggcagcggcggggccgcTCCTGCTGGGCCCAGGTgagggcagcggggccggggtgCGGATAAGGCGGCTTCGGGTGCTCTCGGTACGTGCCTTGCGCTGCTTCCTTCCAGCGCCTCCCAGCTTTGCTCCGCGGGCCGCCCGCTGCAGCGGGAGCAGCTCGGCGCTGGGCAGCATCCTGGGTATCCCCTCGCAGAAGCCGTCCGGAGCGCTGGGCCAGCACCCGCCGCCCGTTGCCACCAGCAAAG AGGAGCAGGAGCGGCTGCTGCGGGGTCGGCCCGACCAGCCCCGCAACCCCAAGGTGCTCCGAATCGCCATCATCGGCGCGCCCAACGCCGGCAAGTCCACGCTGTGCAATCGGCTCTTGGGCAGGAAG GTCTTCCCCGTCTCCAAGAAAGTGCACACGACGCGATGCCAGGCCCGGGGCGTCATCACGCATGAGGACACGCAGCTG ATCATTCTGGACACACCTGGCCTCACTAATCCCTTTAAAGTCAAAAG ACATAAATTGGATGAAGCCATGCTGACAGACCCATGGGACAGCATGAAACACGCGGACTTAG TTCTGGTTTTGGTGGATGTGTCTGATCACTGGACGCGAAACTCCCTGAGCAAGGAGGTGCTGAAGTGTCTGTCTGAGTTTCCCCAGGTCCCCAGTGTCCTGGTTCTGAACAAG GTGGATCTGCTAAAGAAGaagttcctgctgctgcagctggtcaATGAGCTGACGGAGGGAATTGTGAATGGAAAGAAACTGGAAGTGAGAGCTGCGTTTGAACAGAATTCCAGTTCTTCAGCGAAGTCTCCTCTTCAGAAAGCTCAGGCTTCACCATCTGAGAACAGGGCCCCTGAGTCAAACCCAAATCAAGCCCGAGGTGGCTCTGGCTTGGAAGACCACAGTGGTGTGAAGGCTTCAGAGGCCAGCGTTGTCACAGGAGAACCACAGGGGCTGACTGGAAATGGACCCAAAGAGCTGAAAGACAGGAAAGGTTGGCCGGGCTTCCAGGAGATCTTCATGCTGGCAGCTCTCCATGGGGAGGAGGTGGATACACTCAAG CGGTACCTCCTCCTGCAAGCCAAGCCGGGCCCTTGGGAGTTCCACAGTGGGGTCTTGACCAGCCAGTCACcccaggaggtctgtaataatATCATCAGGGAGAAGATACTGGAGTACCTGCCACTGGAAGTGCCCTATGGTGTGACTCAG GTGACAGAGatgtgggaggaaggagagtgTGGGGAGCTCCTCATTGTGCAGAACCTCCTGGTCCCGAGGAAGTCTCATATG ATGATGCTGATCGGAAGAGGAGGGAAGGTCATCAGCAGGATTGCTCAGGAGGCTGGCCTGGACCTGATGAACGCTTTCCTGTGTGATGTCCGCTTGAAGCTCAAGGTGGAGGTGAAGAGTTGA
- the FLOT2 gene encoding flotillin-2 isoform X10, with protein sequence MTEKELLAVACEQFLGKNVQDVKNVVLQTLEGHLRSILGTLTVEQIYQDRDQFAKLVREVAAPDVGRMGIEILSFTIKDVYDKVDYLSSLGKTQTAAVRRDADIGVAEAERDAGIREAQCKKEMLDVKFMADTKIAESRRAFELQKAAFSEEVNIKTAEAQLAYELQSAREQQKIRQEEIEIEVVQRKKQIDVEEKEIIRMEKELIATVKRPAEAEAYRIQQIAEGEKVKQVLLAQAEAEKIRKIGEAEAFVIEAIGMAEAERMRLKAEALQQYGEAAQLALVLDALPEIAAKVAAPLSKVDEIVILSGENNSTMSEVNRLLAEIPASVRALTGVDLTKIPLIQKATGAQA encoded by the exons ATGACCGAGAAGGAGCTCCTGGCTGTGGCCTGCGAGCAGTTCTTGGGGAAGAACGTGCAGGATGTGAAGAACGTggtccttcagacactggaggGACACCTTCGCTCCATCCTAG GTACCCTGACAGTGGAGCAGATCTACCAGGACAGGGATCAGTTTGCCAAGCTGGTGCGGGAGGTGGCAGCTCCCGACGTGGGTCGCATGGGGATCGAGATCCTGAGCTTCACCATCAAG GATGTCTATGATAAAGTGGATTACCTGAGCTCCCTGGGGAAGACTCAGACTGCGGCTGTCCGGAGGGATGCAGACATTGGGGTGGCAGAGGCTGAGCGAGATGCTGGCATTCGG GAGGCACAGTGCAAGAAGGAAATGCTGGATGTCAAGTTCATGGCAGATACCAAAATAGCAGAGTCCAGACGGGCTTTTGAATTGCAGAAAGCTGCCTTCAGCGAGGAGGTCAACATTAAG ACTGCAGAGGCCCAGCTCGCCTACGAGCTCCAGAGCGCCCGGGAGCAGCAGAAGATCCGCCAGGAGGAGATTGAAATCGAGGTGGTGCAGCGCAAGAAGCAGATCGatgtggaagagaaagagaTCATCCGCATGGAGAAGGAGCTCATCGCCACTGTGAAGCGGCCGGCCGAGGCCGAAGCCTACCGCATCCAACAGATCGCCGAGGGCGAGAA GGTGAAGCAGGTCCTCCTCGCACAGGCGGAAGCGGAAAAGATCCGGAAGATCGGGGAAGCGGAGGCGTTTGTGATCGAGGCCATCGGGATGGCGGAGGCTGAGCGGATGAGGCTGAAAGCTGAAGCACTCCAGCAGTATGGAGAAGCTGCCCAGCTGGCTCTAGTGCTGGATGCGCTGCCtgag ATCGCTGCCAAAGTGGCTGCTCCCCTCTCCAAAGTGGATGAGATCGTTATCCTGAGCGGAGAGAACAACAGCACGATGTCGGAGGTGAACCGTCTGCTGGCCGAGATCCCTGCCTCCGTGCGTGCCCTCACCGGCGTGGATCTCACAAAG ATTCCCCTGATCCAGAAAGCCACCGGAGCGCAGGCATGA
- the ERAL1 gene encoding GTPase Era, mitochondrial isoform X2 — MAAPIAAAARSVRWVVRAAAAGPLLLGPGEGSGAGVRIRRLRVLSKPSGALGQHPPPVATSKEEQERLLRGRPDQPRNPKVLRIAIIGAPNAGKSTLCNRLLGRKVFPVSKKVHTTRCQARGVITHEDTQLIILDTPGLTNPFKVKRHKLDEAMLTDPWDSMKHADLVLVLVDVSDHWTRNSLSKEVLKCLSEFPQVPSVLVLNKVDLLKKKFLLLQLVNELTEGIVNGKKLEVRAAFEQNSSSSAKSPLQKAQASPSENRAPESNPNQARGGSGLEDHSGVKASEASVVTGEPQGLTGNGPKELKDRKGWPGFQEIFMLAALHGEEVDTLKRYLLLQAKPGPWEFHSGVLTSQSPQEVCNNIIREKILEYLPLEVPYGVTQVTEMWEEGECGELLIVQNLLVPRKSHMMMLIGRGGKVISRIAQEAGLDLMNAFLCDVRLKLKVEVKS; from the exons ATGGCGGCACCCATAGCCGCGGCGGCGCGGTCCGTACGCTGGGTCGTgcgggcggcagcggcggggccgcTCCTGCTGGGCCCAGGTgagggcagcggggccggggtgCGGATAAGGCGGCTTCGGGTGCTCTCG AAGCCGTCCGGAGCGCTGGGCCAGCACCCGCCGCCCGTTGCCACCAGCAAAG AGGAGCAGGAGCGGCTGCTGCGGGGTCGGCCCGACCAGCCCCGCAACCCCAAGGTGCTCCGAATCGCCATCATCGGCGCGCCCAACGCCGGCAAGTCCACGCTGTGCAATCGGCTCTTGGGCAGGAAG GTCTTCCCCGTCTCCAAGAAAGTGCACACGACGCGATGCCAGGCCCGGGGCGTCATCACGCATGAGGACACGCAGCTG ATCATTCTGGACACACCTGGCCTCACTAATCCCTTTAAAGTCAAAAG ACATAAATTGGATGAAGCCATGCTGACAGACCCATGGGACAGCATGAAACACGCGGACTTAG TTCTGGTTTTGGTGGATGTGTCTGATCACTGGACGCGAAACTCCCTGAGCAAGGAGGTGCTGAAGTGTCTGTCTGAGTTTCCCCAGGTCCCCAGTGTCCTGGTTCTGAACAAG GTGGATCTGCTAAAGAAGaagttcctgctgctgcagctggtcaATGAGCTGACGGAGGGAATTGTGAATGGAAAGAAACTGGAAGTGAGAGCTGCGTTTGAACAGAATTCCAGTTCTTCAGCGAAGTCTCCTCTTCAGAAAGCTCAGGCTTCACCATCTGAGAACAGGGCCCCTGAGTCAAACCCAAATCAAGCCCGAGGTGGCTCTGGCTTGGAAGACCACAGTGGTGTGAAGGCTTCAGAGGCCAGCGTTGTCACAGGAGAACCACAGGGGCTGACTGGAAATGGACCCAAAGAGCTGAAAGACAGGAAAGGTTGGCCGGGCTTCCAGGAGATCTTCATGCTGGCAGCTCTCCATGGGGAGGAGGTGGATACACTCAAG CGGTACCTCCTCCTGCAAGCCAAGCCGGGCCCTTGGGAGTTCCACAGTGGGGTCTTGACCAGCCAGTCACcccaggaggtctgtaataatATCATCAGGGAGAAGATACTGGAGTACCTGCCACTGGAAGTGCCCTATGGTGTGACTCAG GTGACAGAGatgtgggaggaaggagagtgTGGGGAGCTCCTCATTGTGCAGAACCTCCTGGTCCCGAGGAAGTCTCATATG ATGATGCTGATCGGAAGAGGAGGGAAGGTCATCAGCAGGATTGCTCAGGAGGCTGGCCTGGACCTGATGAACGCTTTCCTGTGTGATGTCCGCTTGAAGCTCAAGGTGGAGGTGAAGAGTTGA
- the FLOT2 gene encoding flotillin-2 isoform X9, translating into MTLQPRCEDVETAEGVALTVTGVAQVKIMTEKELLAVACEQFLGKNVQDVKNVVLQTLEGHLRSILGTLTVEQIYQDRDQFAKLVREVAAPDVGRMGIEILSFTIKDVYDKVDYLSSLGKTQTAAVRRDADIGVAEAERDAGIREAQCKKEMLDVKFMADTKIAESRRAFELQKAAFSEEVNIKTAEAQLAYELQSAREQQKIRQEEIEIEVVQRKKQIDVEEKEIIRMEKELIATVKRPAEAEAYRIQQIAEGEKVKQVLLAQAEAEKIRKIGEAEAFVIEAIGMAEAERMRLKAEALQQYGEAAQLALVLDALPEIAAKVAAPLSKVDEIVILSGENNSTMSEVNRLLAEIPASVRALTGVDLTKIPLIQKATGAQA; encoded by the exons GTGAAGATCATGACCGAGAAGGAGCTCCTGGCTGTGGCCTGCGAGCAGTTCTTGGGGAAGAACGTGCAGGATGTGAAGAACGTggtccttcagacactggaggGACACCTTCGCTCCATCCTAG GTACCCTGACAGTGGAGCAGATCTACCAGGACAGGGATCAGTTTGCCAAGCTGGTGCGGGAGGTGGCAGCTCCCGACGTGGGTCGCATGGGGATCGAGATCCTGAGCTTCACCATCAAG GATGTCTATGATAAAGTGGATTACCTGAGCTCCCTGGGGAAGACTCAGACTGCGGCTGTCCGGAGGGATGCAGACATTGGGGTGGCAGAGGCTGAGCGAGATGCTGGCATTCGG GAGGCACAGTGCAAGAAGGAAATGCTGGATGTCAAGTTCATGGCAGATACCAAAATAGCAGAGTCCAGACGGGCTTTTGAATTGCAGAAAGCTGCCTTCAGCGAGGAGGTCAACATTAAG ACTGCAGAGGCCCAGCTCGCCTACGAGCTCCAGAGCGCCCGGGAGCAGCAGAAGATCCGCCAGGAGGAGATTGAAATCGAGGTGGTGCAGCGCAAGAAGCAGATCGatgtggaagagaaagagaTCATCCGCATGGAGAAGGAGCTCATCGCCACTGTGAAGCGGCCGGCCGAGGCCGAAGCCTACCGCATCCAACAGATCGCCGAGGGCGAGAA GGTGAAGCAGGTCCTCCTCGCACAGGCGGAAGCGGAAAAGATCCGGAAGATCGGGGAAGCGGAGGCGTTTGTGATCGAGGCCATCGGGATGGCGGAGGCTGAGCGGATGAGGCTGAAAGCTGAAGCACTCCAGCAGTATGGAGAAGCTGCCCAGCTGGCTCTAGTGCTGGATGCGCTGCCtgag ATCGCTGCCAAAGTGGCTGCTCCCCTCTCCAAAGTGGATGAGATCGTTATCCTGAGCGGAGAGAACAACAGCACGATGTCGGAGGTGAACCGTCTGCTGGCCGAGATCCCTGCCTCCGTGCGTGCCCTCACCGGCGTGGATCTCACAAAG ATTCCCCTGATCCAGAAAGCCACCGGAGCGCAGGCATGA